taagaacatcagaagagccccgctggatcaggccaaaggcccatctagtccagtttcctgtattgcacagtggcccaccaaatgcttcagggagcacacaagacagcagacacaacctgcatcctggtgtcttcccctgcatctggcaatcagaggcagcctgcctctaaaaccaagagtttgcacatacctactatgacttgtaacccgtaatgaacttctcctccagaaatttgtccaatcccctcttaaagccatctaggtaagatgccatcactacttcctgtggcaaggagttccacaaactaattacatgccgggtaaactctcccaaaactcaactttcatggatgtcccctgggtctggtgttgtgtgagagggaaaagagcatctccctatccactttatccatcccctgcataattttgtctgtctcatgacatcacttccagggtcatgccatcacttccagtgggtcccgacagattgtcattctaaaaagtgggtcccggtgctaaaaggtttgagaaccgctgccttaaaaGATTGTTCTGCCTCTAGCAGCCCAGACTCgtgtttcttttttcttgagGGGTTTTGATTTGAAGGCCCTAAAGTGAATGGACACCTGCTTGCAAGATGCCCGCAGCCCTTCTGGAAAACGCCACCTTCAGCCCCAGCACCTTCCTCCTGTCGGGCTTCCCGGGGCTGGAGCGGGCCCACCGCTGGATTGCCCTCCCCTTCTGCTTTGTCTATGTGACTGTGCTCCTGGGGAACTGCACCGTCCTCCACGTCATCAGGACAGACGCCAGCCTGCACGTGCCCATGTACTACTTCCTCGCCATGCTGGCCTTCACTGACCTGGGCTTGAGCCTCACCACCCTGCCCACTGTGCTGGGCATATTCTGGTTTGACTCTCGAGAGATCCCCTTCGGCGCCTGCTTTGCCCAGCTCTTCTTCATCCACTCGCTCTCTCTTGTTGAGTCCTCTGTGCTCCTGTCCATGGCCCTCGACCGCCTTTTGGCCATCTGTGACCCCCTGAGATATGGCTGCATCCTGACCACTCGCAGGATTGTTCAGATGGGGCTGGCCTTTGCGCTTCGGAGCTTTGCTCTGATCTTCCCGCTGCCCTTGCTCCTCCGCCGTTTCCGTTACTGCAGGACCAACGTCCTCTCGCACGCCTACTGCCTGCACCTGGAGATCATGAAGCTGGCCTGCTCAGACATCATCGTCAACCACATTTACGGGCTGACAGTCGTGGCCTTCACGGTGGGGCTGGACTCCCTCCTGATCCTCCTCTCTTATGTCTTCATCCTGAGGACAGTGCTGCGCATCGCTTCCAAGGAGGAGCGCCTCAAGGCCTTCCACACCTGCGTCTCACACATCTGGGCTGTCCTCTTGTTCTATGTGCCCATGATTGGCCTGTCCCTGATCCACCGCTTTGGGGAACAGGTTCCTCACGTGGTCCACCTTCTCATGTCCTACGTCTACCTGCTGGCCCCACCTCTGATGAACCCTCTTGTGTACAGTATCAAGACCAAGCAGATCCGCCAGCGCATCCTCAAGAAACTCTGCTCTGTCACGACCCCCCAGCCATAAGGAGAAGCAGGAGCAGCTTTTACCCTTCCAGAAGTGCAGTCTGAATATCTGTCATGTCACGTTGCATAAATTGCTGCGTGTGGTTTATTCTTTTCCTGGAGAGGTGCAGAGCTCCGACGCTCAACCACAGGTCTTTGCTGCACGTCCCCAGACGCCCCTTCAGGACTCGGCAGTTGTGCTTCCTTTAAACTTAGCGTAATGCAgctgcagcccaaccctattgaaactgccaccaatgcagccgtgccaacggaGAGCACTGTGTCTTATGGTGGGGgaacagtcagggaggcctccggGGGCAAGGGAACTTTAGatcccttaccctgggaaagcctctgcttccccactGGGTCTCCTCCTCTCTTCTTTTGTTGGCACAGAATTGAGGCAAATAAGGGATGGG
This portion of the Tiliqua scincoides isolate rTilSci1 chromosome 3, rTilSci1.hap2, whole genome shotgun sequence genome encodes:
- the LOC136643914 gene encoding olfactory receptor 51G1-like, producing MPAALLENATFSPSTFLLSGFPGLERAHRWIALPFCFVYVTVLLGNCTVLHVIRTDASLHVPMYYFLAMLAFTDLGLSLTTLPTVLGIFWFDSREIPFGACFAQLFFIHSLSLVESSVLLSMALDRLLAICDPLRYGCILTTRRIVQMGLAFALRSFALIFPLPLLLRRFRYCRTNVLSHAYCLHLEIMKLACSDIIVNHIYGLTVVAFTVGLDSLLILLSYVFILRTVLRIASKEERLKAFHTCVSHIWAVLLFYVPMIGLSLIHRFGEQVPHVVHLLMSYVYLLAPPLMNPLVYSIKTKQIRQRILKKLCSVTTPQP